A window from Peromyscus eremicus chromosome 1, PerEre_H2_v1, whole genome shotgun sequence encodes these proteins:
- the Rhog gene encoding rho-related GTP-binding protein RhoG: MQSIKCVVVGDGAVGKTCLLICYTTNAFPKEYIPTVFDNYSAQSAVDGRTVNLNLWDTAGQEEYDRLRTLSYPQTNVFVICFSIASPPSYENVRHKWHPEVCHHCPDVPILLVGTKKDLRAQPDTLRRLKEQGQAPITPQQGQALAKQIHAVRYLECSALQQDGVKEVFAEAVRAVLNPTPIKRGRSCILL, from the coding sequence ATGCAGAGCATCaagtgtgtggtggtgggtgATGGGGCTGTGGGCAAGACGTGCCTTCTCATCTGCTATACGACTAATGCCTTCCCCAAGGAATACATCCCCACGGTGTTCGACAATTACAGCGCCCAGAGTGCAGTTGACGGGCGCACGGTGAATCTGAACCTGTGGGACACTGCGGGCCAGGAGGAATACGACCGCCTCCGCACCCTTTCCTACCCCCAGACCAACGTCTTTGTCATCTGTTTCTCCATTGCCAGCCCACCCTCCTATGAAAATGTGAGGCACAAGTGGCATCCAgaggtgtgtcaccactgccctgaTGTGCCTATCCTCCTGGTGGGCACCAAGAAGGACCTGAGAGCCCAGCCTGATACCTTACGGCGCCTCAAGGAGCAGGGTCAAGCGCCGATCACACCGCAGCAGGGCCAGGCGCTGGCCAAGCAGATCCATGCTGTGCGCTACCTCGAGTGCTCGGCACTGCAGCAGGACGGCGTCAAGGAGGTGTTTGCCGAGGCTGTCCGGGCAGTGCTCAACCCAACTCCGATAAAGCGTGGGCGGTCCTGCATCCTCTTGTGA